Proteins encoded by one window of Primulina huaijiensis isolate GDHJ02 chromosome 1, ASM1229523v2, whole genome shotgun sequence:
- the LOC140990342 gene encoding H/ACA ribonucleoprotein complex subunit 3-like protein isoform X2 yields the protein MYLQFYINENGDKVYTTKKESPLGLATRSAHPARFSPDDKYARQRVLLKKRYGLLPTQQPPPKY from the exons ATGTATCTCCAGTTTTACATCAACGAAAACGGTGACAAAGTTTACACCACGAAG AAGGAATCACCTCTTGGCTTGGCCACACGATCTGCTCATCCTG CCCGTTTCTCACCGGATGATAAATACGCAAGGCAGAGAGTTCTTCTGAAAAAGCGCTACGGACTTCTGCCAACACAACAGCCGCCCCCTAAGTACTGA
- the LOC140990342 gene encoding H/ACA ribonucleoprotein complex subunit 3-like protein isoform X1: protein MSIFLQEIGPDFLNTGEVLVKMYLQFYINENGDKVYTTKKESPLGLATRSAHPARFSPDDKYARQRVLLKKRYGLLPTQQPPPKY from the exons ATGAGCatttttttacaagaaatcggTCCTGATTTTCTGAATACAGGTGAAGTTTTAGTGAAGATGTATCTCCAGTTTTACATCAACGAAAACGGTGACAAAGTTTACACCACGAAG AAGGAATCACCTCTTGGCTTGGCCACACGATCTGCTCATCCTG CCCGTTTCTCACCGGATGATAAATACGCAAGGCAGAGAGTTCTTCTGAAAAAGCGCTACGGACTTCTGCCAACACAACAGCCGCCCCCTAAGTACTGA
- the LOC140990334 gene encoding uncharacterized protein At1g03900 produces the protein MSYEEEDETFEHTLLVVREVSVFKIPPRPTSGGYKCGEWLQSDKIWTGRLRVVSCENRCEIRLEDPNSGELFAACFVLPGQRENAVETVLDSSRYFVLRIEDGRGKHAFVGLGFNERNEAFDFNVSLSDHEKYVKREGEKELYGGGDGEGGAEEGRIDIDPVVNHRLKEGETIRINVKNKSSSGTGMLSAAGKSATISLAPPPSGAVKVRSPLPPPPNDLAAAKMKSASRDSAVKGGNENSRNSSDPLSDLSTLEKNLPSTGGSGSTKTSASAGWAAF, from the exons ATGTCGTACGAGGAGGAGGATGAGACCTTCGAACACACCCTCCTTGTTGTCCGCGAAGTCTCCGTCTTCAAGATCCCTCCCCGCCCCACCAGTGGCGGCTACAAGTGCGGGGAGTGGCTGCAATCGGATAAGATCTGGACGGGCCGTCTCCGTGTCGTTTCCTGCGAAAACCGCTGCGAGATCCGGCTCGAGGACCCCAATTCCGGTGAGCTCTTTGCCGCCTGCTTTGTTCTCCCGGGGCAGAGGGAGAACGCCGTCGAGACAGTGCTGGATTCGTCCAGGTACTTCGTGCTGAGGATCGAGGATGGTCGTGGGAAGCACGCTTTTGTAGGATTAGGGTTTAATGAGAGGAACGAGGCGTTTGATTTCAATGTCTCTCTGTCGGATCACGAGAAGTACGTGAAGAGGGAAGGGGAAAAGGAGTTGTACGGTGGTGGCGATGGCGAGGGCGGGGCTGAGGAGGGGCGTATTGATATTGATCCCGTCGTTAATCACAGATTGAAG GAAGGGGAAACAATTCGAATAAATGTAAAGAACAAGTCATCAAGTGGAACAGGCATGCTTTCTGCTGCCGGAAAGTCTGCAACTATCAGCCTAGCTCCTCCACCTAGTGGAGCAGTAAAAGTGAGGTCTCCTCTTCCTCCTCCACCCAATGATCTGGCTGCTGCTAAGATGAAATCTGCCAGTCGAGATTCTGCTGTGAAGGGAGGCAACGAGAATTCAAGAAACTCGAGCGATCCTCTTTCAGATCTCTCTACACTTGAG AAGAACCTCCCTTCGACTGGCGGATCAGGGTCTACTAAAACCTCAGCATCAGCTGGCTGGGCAGCATTTTGA